Within the Glycine soja cultivar W05 chromosome 3, ASM419377v2, whole genome shotgun sequence genome, the region ATTTACATGCATAGCATAACTGGACAGAAAAATCAAGAGTTGGTCTTTTGTCCAAAATGTAAAACAcaacaattgtttttttatcaactaatATGGAAACAGTTTCAATCCTATGTGTacaatcaagagaattctatcTTTCTGTGTGAAACACATGATGAGCAATGGCTACAGTGGAGAACTCTGAGCCTTTTTTTGGAACCACACAGCTGCAATTGTCACGAGGGAAGCATAAACTGAATTCGGTATCTTTTGCACCAGTCTCCCAACACCTGGAACACCTTCAGTAGCTTTCTTTGTTGCCACTGCAACTGTTGGTGCTACAACCAATGTGAGAATAAGTTTTTGGCTAACAATAGTGAATGTATCAGCTGTCATTATCAGGATGAAATCATAAAATTCATCACGGTCAATATCACCATCGAGGTTGATATCACAGCTCTACAAATTGTGGTAAGAATCACACTTAGTTCCAATAGaccaataattataatattcagaagaagaaaaaaatcaatgtaGCCGAAGTAAATGATAATTTGTGTTGGTCTGAACAAAGTTGTAAGAGAAAGATGAttttgagaaaatgaaaatgtgcCTCTCAACTCCTGGCATGTGATTTAATTTTCCCTCGTTGATTAGAGTACTTAGTTTGATCTCATTGTGTCACAATAAAGTACCTGTTTGACTTCTCTGACTTTGTCTTTTGATGGAGGGTCAAAATGGGGACCAGGTATATACTTGTTGATATCACTATAGCGTAGAAACAGATCAGTTTTAGAagaaatatttcaatttattcaGTAGTTCAAAAACATATTAGCAAGGCCACCAAAATGTTGAATACAATAAAGAAGCAGGCTTCTTACTTGTACACAAGTAAAACAGCAATATAGAGATCTTCAAAACTCAAGTTATCAGTTTCTATTTGATTCTTTACTTTGTCAAAAACTCGATCTGTTATCTTCCTTATTTGCCTTTGCCTCCACTCCTTACCTGTGTAAAGGGCAAAGCTGTTAAACACAAGCAAGGGCATTGAGCACTACAACTTGACCACTCAACTGTACGCCATGTTTAACATGCAAGAATGTCATGATGTCCAGTTCATGAAGGCATAAAAACTACATTACCATTAAATCTAGTTACCCCAAGTTCCGGAGGAATGAAATAAGAATGTTTTCAACAATCAAGGAAGTGAGTTATTGAAATACCAGTTATGCTGAACAGAATCATTAATAATGTAGGGTTACTCTTTACAGCTAAATTTAGAAAATTCTTTAAGTAattgtattaaattaatttctccTGCCTGAATCTAGgctatttgattttaatatatgataaataagTTAGCATACCTTATTATAGTAGAACTCAAACTATCTTTGTCATAAACCTCTTTGAAACAATCAATTAGTGAATTCTTGGATGGAGCTACTATAATTACAGCAACTGTTTGTGACTTTGTGATCtaatactttctctttcttaTCCTTTTGGCCATGATTCCCATCTATCATTTTTCTCCTTGTTCTCTCTTTAATTGGTTTTTCTTCTATTCTACATCTCAAGTTGACTCACATAACCAAATCCAAATATTTATTTGGTCTTCTCCCACTGTGATCTCTCTTGAGCTTTGTCCTCCCATTTCACATATCAAAGCAATTAAACTCTAAGCTTTACATATTCTGGCCCTCAAATCAAAGGATTTGTTTCATACACGGAACAAATGATGTCACTGGCCACAACTTACCTCAAAATGGCATGACTATAGACTTCAAAATCACACCATCAAGCACATCCAAAAGATGAttcaataataaacaaacaaaccctGTAAAGGGATTTACAGTTTTACACAGCttcccaatttaaaagcaaacaCAGATTAATTTCCAGcagaaatcaaacaaacaagttGAACAGCTCTTTTATTACTACTTTCCAAGaattatcactttcaaatttaattcataCTTCATAGTTCcacaacccaaaaaaaaaaaacaattttttcattccaaaaaaacatattttgatatttgttaCAGCATAGAACCCAACTTCCCCAGATTTCATAATTTTCATGCACAACATGGTAATAAATTCAATCACAGTTTAGCCAATACTCACCCAGGAGATAAATGggcttacatatatatatatatatatatatatatatatatatatatatatatatatatatgttaaagttttatgtatttgatttattattattattatttggtccTTTATTTGGTTGTCGGCACAAAAGGGCAATTCCAaaacaggaaaaaaatgaagtagAGAACAAATGAAAGAATGAAAAGGGTGCAGGAACTGAAAATCAGAAAATGGAAGAAACAAGAGAGAAGAAATGAATGAAGAATTGAGAAGGGAAATGAGGAAATACCCTCTAACTTGTCAAAGACTTGTCCCATGGTATGATACCAACCAACTGAAACAAGGTTGCCTCTGTCTCTGTCTTTTAACTTCCAAGCTTCGGAGTGAGCCTTGTCTCTCTCTACTCTCTATAGTGTGGTCATAGATTTATCATTTAAggcataatatataaaaaaatctaactttGGGTTCTGAAATCTGAATCGTAGGCTTACATTACTCTTTTGAAAGTATCCACGCCGGATATGtcatgttattttgtttttcttttctttttttttcaattaaaattttggctccattaaaaaatgtaaatttaaggcaaaaatatcttttcagttttattttttttaccataattATACAAAGTATGTATATGTGCTGACAATTAACTTTTGTCATAAAATTTAACTTAGTGAAaactttaatttcaattatgttttttttcccaCAATACAACTTATTTTATGGAGTTTAGTTTCACTATacattttttagatttattttaatcttttaagcTTTTTTTATAGTCTTTTAAgtctaataaatttatttgatttcttaaaatatttttgttaaattaaattaatcattttatcaattttcttagACTAACAGTTAATTTTGTCTATACATCTCTA harbors:
- the LOC114406416 gene encoding uncharacterized protein LOC114406416, whose product is MGQVFDKLEGKEWRQRQIRKITDRVFDKVKNQIETDNLSFEDLYIAVLLVYNDINKYIPGPHFDPPSKDKVREVKQSCDINLDGDIDRDEFYDFILIMTADTFTIVSQKLILTLVVAPTVAVATKKATEGVPGVGRLVQKIPNSVYASLVTIAAVWFQKKAQSSPL